The Coffea arabica cultivar ET-39 chromosome 9e, Coffea Arabica ET-39 HiFi, whole genome shotgun sequence genome has a window encoding:
- the LOC140003913 gene encoding uncharacterized protein — MAEKFTEMRLKVDLQCPCCYKKVKNILCKFPQIRDQVYDEKQNLVTITVVCCSPEKIRDKLCCKGGKVIKSIEIVPERVVEHGRKPIVHAKPEVPEKSKPSPEKHPKKTPRAPEPCLHPPVPRGFCCVPCSEGYGGGPCYHGYGRPMPPPPCYVSYGYGCGCGYGKRHQYNCCDYFSEENTEGCTIM, encoded by the exons ATGGCTGAGAAG TTCACTGAAATGAGACTCAAGGTTGATCTTCAATGCCCCTGCTGCTACAAGAAGGTCAAGAACATCCTCTGCAAATTTCCTC AAATCCGAGACCAGGTATATGATGAGAAGCAAAATCTGGTGACCATCACCGTGGTGTGCTGTAGCCCGGAGAAAATCCGCGACAAATTATGTTGCAAGGGTGGCAAAGTCATCAAGAGCATTGAGATCGTACCAGAAAGAGTAGTAGAACATGGAAGAAAACCAATAGTACACGCAAAGCCCGAAGTGCCGGAAAAGTCAAAGCCATCGCCAGAAAAGCATCCCAAAAAAACTCCGAGGGCACCTGAACCGTGCTTGCACCCGCCAGTTCCAAGGGGGTTCTGCTGTGTCCCATGTTCGGAAGGGTACGGCGGGGGACCATGTTACCATGGTTACGGGCGGCCCATGCCCCCACCACCCTGTTATGTTAGCTATGGATACGGGTGCGGGTGCGGGTATGGGAAGCGGCATCAGTACAACTGCTGCGATTATTTTAGTGAGGAGAACACTGAGGGTTGCACGATTATGTGA
- the LOC113709640 gene encoding cysteine-rich receptor-like protein kinase 27 isoform X1, whose protein sequence is MKGLFQSFQTLGWQNLSYWRQVAVSTRVMGTYGYCAPEYAMTGQLTVKSDVYSFGVVFLKLITGQLRLGSVFHEEELLGSVMWLVFVEGKLQMKIAHIHEKINSFTQLEHMDKWEKENQGLRLLGASNEQANAVFHNARYLLQNVPGQSWRYS, encoded by the exons ATGAAGGGTTTGTTCCAAAGCTTTCAGACTTTGGGCTGGCAAAACTTGTCTTACTGGAGACAAGTCGCAGTCTCCACAAGGGTCATGGGAACTTATGGTTATTGTGCTCCTGAGTATGCTATGACTGGACAATTGACGGTGAAATCTGATGTCTACAGTTTTGGGGTTGTCTTCCTGAAACTTATCACTGGACAG CTGAGACTTGGGAGTGTGTTTCATGAGGAAGAATTACTTGGATCAG TCATGTGGTTGGTGTTTGTTGAAGGGAAATTGCAGATGAAGATTGCTCACATTCATGAGAAGATTAATAGCTTTACTCAACTG GAACACATGGATAAGTGGGAGAAGGAGAATCAAGGACTACGGTTGCTTGGTGCATCAAATGAGCAGGCTAATGCTGTTTTTCACAATGCTAGATATCTACTTCAGAATGTTCCTGGTCAGTCTTGGAG GTACAGCTGA
- the LOC113709640 gene encoding cysteine-rich receptor-like protein kinase 27 isoform X3 — protein sequence MGTYGYCAPEYAMTGQLTVKSDVYSFGVVFLKLITGQLRLGSVFHEEELLGSVMWLVFVEGKLQMKIAHIHEKINSFTQLEHMDKWEKENQGLRLLGASNEQANAVFHNARYLLQNVPGQSWRYS from the exons ATGGGAACTTATGGTTATTGTGCTCCTGAGTATGCTATGACTGGACAATTGACGGTGAAATCTGATGTCTACAGTTTTGGGGTTGTCTTCCTGAAACTTATCACTGGACAG CTGAGACTTGGGAGTGTGTTTCATGAGGAAGAATTACTTGGATCAG TCATGTGGTTGGTGTTTGTTGAAGGGAAATTGCAGATGAAGATTGCTCACATTCATGAGAAGATTAATAGCTTTACTCAACTG GAACACATGGATAAGTGGGAGAAGGAGAATCAAGGACTACGGTTGCTTGGTGCATCAAATGAGCAGGCTAATGCTGTTTTTCACAATGCTAGATATCTACTTCAGAATGTTCCTGGTCAGTCTTGGAG GTACAGCTGA
- the LOC113709640 gene encoding uncharacterized protein isoform X2 — MKGLFQSFQTLGWQNLSYWRQVAVSTRVMGTYGYCAPEYAMTGQLTVKSDVYSFGVVFLKLITGQLRLGSVFHEEELLGSGKLQMKIAHIHEKINSFTQLEHMDKWEKENQGLRLLGASNEQANAVFHNARYLLQNVPGQSWRYS, encoded by the exons ATGAAGGGTTTGTTCCAAAGCTTTCAGACTTTGGGCTGGCAAAACTTGTCTTACTGGAGACAAGTCGCAGTCTCCACAAGGGTCATGGGAACTTATGGTTATTGTGCTCCTGAGTATGCTATGACTGGACAATTGACGGTGAAATCTGATGTCTACAGTTTTGGGGTTGTCTTCCTGAAACTTATCACTGGACAG CTGAGACTTGGGAGTGTGTTTCATGAGGAAGAATTACTTGGATCAG GGAAATTGCAGATGAAGATTGCTCACATTCATGAGAAGATTAATAGCTTTACTCAACTG GAACACATGGATAAGTGGGAGAAGGAGAATCAAGGACTACGGTTGCTTGGTGCATCAAATGAGCAGGCTAATGCTGTTTTTCACAATGCTAGATATCTACTTCAGAATGTTCCTGGTCAGTCTTGGAG GTACAGCTGA
- the LOC113709916 gene encoding large ribosomal subunit protein uL4-like — translation MEYQRARTKFTVVGVLSLFTMGGFFSKVPVNKKWYAVVSAIAASAVPSLVMARSHRIESILQIPCVISDSAEAMEKTSNAISLLKKIGACLDAEKESPLVVYGIEGAKLVKAFRNIPGVDMAYVDHLNLLKLAPGDHVRRFIVWTKSAFEKLDEIYRSFDRGLKQSSGKLEILKHFYNLKILTIFVRLLFELQISFASVT, via the exons atGGAGTATCAGAGG GCTCG tACAAAATTCACTGTTGTGGGAGTTCTTAGTTTGTTCACCATGGGTGGATTTTTCTCTAAG GTCCCAGTTAACAAGAAATGGTATGCCGTGGTTTCTGCCATCGCCGCCTCTGCAGTGCCTTCCCTTGTCATGGCCCGCAGCCACCGGATCGAGTCTATCCTGCAAATCCCCTGTGTGATCTCTGATTCTGCTGAGGCCATGGAGAAAACCTCCAATGCTATCAGTCTTCTCAAGAAAATTGGGGCTTGCCTTGATGCTGAGAAG GAAAGTCCTCTGGTTGTGTATGGTATTGAGGGGGCTAAGCTCGTGAAGGCCTTTCGCAACATTCCTGGAGTCGATATGGCCTACGTGGACCATTTGAATTTGTTGAAACTTGCCCCGGGAGATCACGTTAGGAGGTTTATTGTTTGGACGAAATCAGCATTTGAGAAATTGGATGAGATTTACAGGTCATTTGATAGAGGATTAAAGCAGTCATCTGGTAAACTTGAGATATTAAAGCATTTCTATAATCTTAAGATATTAACTATATTTGTCAGGCTGCTatttgagctgcaaatttcttttgcatctgTTACATAG